The Deltaproteobacteria bacterium PRO3 region CTGGGCCAGGTGCTTCTTGAGGCAGGCCTTGAGCTCGCCGTCGGCGATTTTTTCGTTTTTGCAGTATTTTTCGATGTCGGGATGGCAGGCGCCCGGATCGAAGGCCTGTGCGGCGGGGGCAAAGAGCGCGAGGGTGACGGCGGACAAAACGAAGACTGCGGCCTGTTTCATCGGAACCTCCTTGTGGGGGGGAAGCGAGGGTTATTTTCTGCGAAGTCCGGGAAAATGCAAGCGGAAAGAAGGGTGAGTATATCGCCGATAGTTGTGGGGTCCACAGTAAGCGCGGGGAGAAGGATTCTAGGGCAGCCAAAGCTGCGCGCGTTCGACGAGCTTGGAGATCCAGGTGCCCAGGGCGCCGCCGCAGTGGCTGTTACAGGCGGGGTCGGTAAAGAAGCCGCTGTCGGCCTTGAGCTTCGGATCGCCGATGCGGTCGATCAGGCCCTGGCCGTGGTAATCGCCCTCGGGATTGCCGGAGCAATTCAGGCTGAAGACGGGGATCTTCAAGTTTTTGGCCTCGTAATCCCCGGTCGCACCGCAGGCGGCCAAGAGGCCCCGCGTGTCCGCGAGCGGGGTATTGTTCATGGAGATGTTGGTGAGCAGCGAATAGGAGGCGTAGGAAACGCCGCCGGTGAGGACGCGCCCGCGGCTGAGGCCGCCGCCGACGGAGGCGATGACGGCGTCGGCGACCTGGCTCATGTCGGCGGCTAGCATCTCACTGTTGCGATTCCAGGAGGCCCCGCCGTCGTTGGGCACCAAGGGCGGCTGGTCGCGATAGGCGACGATCGCGGCGACGTAGCCGAGCTTCGCCAGCTCGCCGGCCACGCTGTTCTCGAGGGCGCCGTCGAGGCTGCCGGTGGCGGGGTCGTTCTCGTCGTTGCCGGCGCCGAAGAGGACCAGGCCCTTGCGGTTGGCGGCGTTGGCTTCGGGTTGCAGGTAGAGCTTGTAGGTAAGCTGGCCGGTTTTTTCGATGCGGTTGACGGCCGCGCCCGGCGCGGCGGGCGCATTTTCGGGCGCTTGCGGGGCCTTCGACTCGCCGCCGGAGCCCGCGCCGGCGGCCCCCTCGGGGTTGTTGGAGGAGCTGCAACCGCCAAGCAGCAGCCACATCGCGGTGCCCGTGAAGAGAAACAGCCTGGTCAGTCGCGGCAGCATCAAAAAATTGTCGGCCTTAAGCTATAGATTGTCAAGGCAAGCAAAGTTATCCAGGCCTTCTTTCGCGGCCCAAATCCTCGGAAATCAATGAAAACTGCTCCAAGGCGGCCTCGAGATCCGTAACGATCTCTTGGGCGATGACTTCGGGGGCCGGGAGGTTGGCGGATTCTTCGAGGCTCTCGTCCTTGAGCCAAAAGATATCCAGGTTGATTTTATCCCGTTTGAGGAGATCCTCGTAGGTGAAGGCCTTGAAGCGTTCCTTTTCCTTCCTTTGGCGGCGATTTTTGACGTTGTAGCAGGCCACGAATTCGTCCAGATGGGAACGCTTGAGCGGATTTTCCTTGAGGGTGAAATGCAGGTTCGTGCGCAGGTCGTAGATCCATAGCTTTTGGGTCCAGGGCTTTTCGCCCGCTTCCTTCCGGTCGAAAAACAGGACATTGGCCTTGACCCCTTGGGCGTAGAAAAGCCCGGTCGGCAGACGCAACAGGGTGTGCACGTCGCATTCATGGAGGAGCTTTCGGCGTATCGTCTCGCCGGCCCCGCCTTCAAAGAGGACGTTGTCGGGCACCACCACCGCCGCACGGCCGTTGATCTTGAGCAGGGATTTGACGTGCTGCAAGAAATTCAACTGTTTGTTGGAGGTGGTGGCCCAAAAGTCCGTTCGCTCATAGCTGTCCTTCTCTTTGGAGACCTTGCCCTCCTCTCCCACGATCGTGATGCTGCTTTTCTTTCCGAAGGGCGGATTGGTCAGGACGATGTCGAAACGCTCGCTGGGCTCGGCGGCGAGGGAATCTACCACTGCAATGGGCTCGTAGTCCTGGCTGCCGATGCCGTGAAGGAGCAGATTCATCGCGCAGAGCCGCGCCACGCTTTGCACGAGCTCGAAGCCCTTGAAGGTGTTTTCTTTTAGCTTCCTCTTCTCCGCCTTGGACAGGTTGGGATTTTTGGCCACCAAGTAGTCATGAGCCGCCAGGAGAAAACCCCCGGTGCCGCAGGCGGGGTCGCAGATGGTCTCGTTGGGACGCGGCTGAATGACCTCCACGATCCCCTGGATCAGGGCGCGCGGCGTGAAGTACTGCCCGGCCCCCGACTTTGTGTCTTGGGCGTTCTTCTCCAAGAGCCCTTCGTAGGCATCGCCCTTCACGTCGGCGCTCAAAGAAGACCAGTTTTCCTTGTCGATCAGGTCGACGATCAGGCGACGCAGCTTGGCGGGGTCTTGGATTTTATTCTGGGCCTTGTTGAAGATCAGCCCAAGCAGGCCCTTTTCGTTGCCCAGAATTTCAAGGGCATGGCGGTAGTGATCGAAGAGGTCGTCGCCGTCTCTCTTTAATAGGGAGGGCCAGTTGAATTTTGCGGGGATGGGGCTCGGCTGATTATATGGCGATTTCGTCCGTTCGTCGGACATCTTGAGGAAGAGCAAATAAGTGAGTTGCTCGACGTAGTCGCCGTAGGAGAGGCCGTCGTCGCGGAGTGTGTTGCAGTAGTTCCAGAGTTTTTGGGTAATTTGCGTAGTGGAAGTCATGTTTTACAATCTACTGGCTGATTCCTTAATTTGCCCATCAATAAAGACTATTTCTGATGCTGGCAATTTATGTTCAGTTTGTTCATTTTTAAGCTTAATTAATTGTTCATCCTTTTTCCCCATTCGGCCGACATCAATAACGATATAAATCCCTTTCATGGACTTTTCCGCCAACCTATAGGCTTCGAGTTGCTTGGTGTATCCTGGCAACAATTTTGGGTTATCGGACAATTTAACTTCTACTAGCACCCTATTTTCATATCCCTGTGAAAATTTGAAATCTATCTCCCCTGTTCCAGTGTCAATTTCGGGGCTTACATCTAAATTATTTGCCTGACAGTAACTGTCGGCAACGGCAAAGAATATTCGCTGAACAGATTTTTCGCCTCGTTTTTTGCCTTTGTGCCATAGCTCGCGGGAAAGACCCCTTGCTTCTATCAGGTGCTGAAATTGCTGTATTATCTTCAGAACAATTCCATATACTTCATCTAAATTTAGCACTCTTGGTTTTTTTAGATTTAAAGGGAATTTGACGGCAATAGATTCGCGGATATTCCGCCAAGTAAATATACCTTCCGGGTCTTCTTTAACATTATAGGGAGTAGGTTGTACTTCATGAATAAGATCCAGAACTGTTTCAAATGACTCTTGAGTTTCCAAAGCTTTTTGCCGAATCTCTTCCTTTTGTTTTCTAGTTTTTGCCAACCAGATTTCCGCAATTAACTCATTAACCCTTTCTCTTAGGCCCGCATTTTTATGCGCAGCATCACACACTTCAGACCAATCATTAGCTATCGGAAGGTCTCTCAGGATATCCATTGGCACAAGTATCACAGGAGTAAGTGTTGATTCCGTCGGATTGCGAGGTAAATTAACCGTAATTCCATTAATTACAAATGTCTGATTTGGAATTTTTAATTTTTTTATTATCCTTTCATTAAAACTTAATAAGTCTCGCAGAATAATATTTGTCGTCATGTCACTAATTAGATCTGGACCGACATTTTCCTCCAATAAAGGTAGTGACCAAAAAAGGTCTGGATCTGTTATACCTAAATCTATTATCTCTTTAGCTGTTGCAGTTATTTTAGATGTTAATCTGGGGCCAAAACCATTTCCGCTAATGGATGCAGCACCATAACCTAAACAGGTCCCTTTTATTTCCCTAAAAAGTAATTTTTTATATGCCGCTCTCCAAGGAGCATCATTTTCCTTCTTAGAGGCTGCTAGTAATTTAATTATAGTAGAAAAATATTCTCGGTAAGTTTTATCAGCCTTTTTTAATTCAGGGTGCCGACTTAGTTTCAGAAGGAGAGGATCAATAAACAGCTTTGCATCGACATTAAGAGTGGGATCCAAAACTCCAAGAGAATAAAGTTTTTTATCTGAGATTTTAAAAGCCCGTGAAAATTGTATTGGATTTTTAATTTTTCCCATTACTCAGCCTGCTCATTTTGAATTAAACTAATTTCGAAAGCAGGATTAACTTTGCTCACCCATGAATGCCGATTGAAGAATTGCTTGTCTTAATCGATTTGCTCGTTTCATGTTGACGACATATAATGCCTCCAATTCCTCAATGACACTCAAACGCCTATCAACTTCCGCAACAATCCTTTTCTGTTCGATTAATGAAGGCAGCGACAATTCGATTGAACCGATTTGGGATTGACTTATTGAGGCCATCCCTACGACTTGCTGTGCATTCCTACTAAAGTGAATCGGGCCATAAACACTCATCACAAAACCTATAAATCTATAATCTGCCAAATCATGCTTAAGACGGATTCGAATGTTCTTACTTTCAAATACACATTTTTCTATTCCAGGTAGGATGGGGGCACTTTTCCCGACCAATTCACGACTATTCACCCGATTTACTAGCAAGTCACCAGACAGGAGTTGATATTCATCAATCTCCTTAGAGCTGAGATTCATTCGCTTTATGTCTTTCCAAACAATCTTTCCATTCTCAATATTATACATCCTTAGGCATGCGACTCCGCGTTCAGCATATGAGCTGCGAGGTTTATATATACCATTCTTCATTGACCCGATTACTTCTTTGAGCTGAACTTTTTTCCATTTTGTAACGTCTGACTCGACTAGGCGGCCTTCGCAGGCGGCTTTGAGGACGGCGGCTCGGTAGCGCTTGAGGTTGGATTGAGCTCGTTTGAGGGCCGCGATTCCTGCATCTAGGCGGGTGAATTGTTTTTCGATTTCCTCAACTATCCTAACCTGGCCATAAGGTGGAGCAACTGGGATAATATGTGATTTCAGGTCCTTTCCATTGATCGCTTCAAAAGTAGAACCAGTTGCTTTTTCGGTCAAAAAATCTACTGTCGCACGAAGTGCATAAAGTAAATATTTGGAAGGCATCCCTTCTTTAGGCCGAATGGCCGCCAGCCCTCGACCTATGCAGGCCCGAGAAGGACTAAGATTGGTTGGACCAACTGGGGCCCTAACCGAAATAAGCACATCATCTGGTTCTGCAATTTTTTTTGGCTTGGAACACCATTTAATTGGAGTCGGGTAAAGATCTCCAAACTCGGCTTTACCCTGGAAAAAGGGAAGGCCTTCTTGCTCTAAATTATAAGTCTCTCCAGGCGGAGATTGACCTAAAATCACCTCTCCTATTTCATCGAGACGCGCATTTTTCCAATAGCCACAAACATCCATTTTCATGTTGCTATTAATAACCAATCCTAATTTTTGTTTACTTGGCATTTTTTTGAACAAATAATTTATTTCTTTTCTTATTGACCTTTAATACCTGATTTCTTCCAATTACTTTCATTTTTCCCGGCTCCGCCAATAAGTAAAACTCATGCAACTTCCTCTGCAACAACCTCTTCTCCGGCAACTTCGTCTGATACTCCGCAATCAAGGCCGGCGAGAGCGAACGGCTCAGCGCGTACTCCACCACCTCCGTATCCTTGGTCGCGCACAGCAAGACCCCGATCGAGGGCTTCTCGTGGGGCTTGCGGACGTCGCGATCCAGGGCCTCCAGGTAAAACTCCAGCTTGCCCAGGTATTCCGGCTTGAACTCGTCGATCTTCAGCTCGATCGCCACCAGGCAATTTAGGCCGCGATGAAAGAAGAGCAGGTCCAAGGCGTAATCCTTCTTTCCCACTTGGAGGCGAACCTGCTCCCCCACGAAGGCGAAATCTGCCCCCAACTCCGTGAGAAACTGCCTTAAATTAGAAACCAGGGCACCCTCTAATTCTTGCTCGGAATGACCGTCTGGAAGGTCCAGAAAATCAAGCAGATAGCTGTCTTTGAAGACATTGGTGGCCCCGGGGTGCAATTGTCTCACCACCGGTGACACTTTTGGCGGCGACAAGACCGCCCGCTCGAACAAGGCTCCCGCGAGCTGCCGTTCCAGATCCCGTTTTCCCCAACCTTCGCGCAGAGAAAGTCTTAAATAAAATTCCCGCTCCTCGGGCCGCTTGCAACGGCTCAAAATGAGCAGGTTGTGTGTCCAGGGCAATTGTGTCACCAGTGGTGACACTTTTTTATCGTGTCGGTAGGTCTCGAAGAACTGCCGCATCCGAAAGAGATTTCGCCGGGTAAACCCTTTGATCTCGGGATGGCATTTCGCGATAAAGGCCGCTAGGTTGTCGACTACCCCCTCGCCCCAAGCCGCCGTCTCGATCTTGCGACTGATGTACTCGCCGACCCTCCAGTAGAGATCGATGAGTTCCGTATTCACCGCCTGCAAGGCCCGGCGCT contains the following coding sequences:
- a CDS encoding SAM-dependent DNA methyltransferase, which encodes MTSTTQITQKLWNYCNTLRDDGLSYGDYVEQLTYLLFLKMSDERTKSPYNQPSPIPAKFNWPSLLKRDGDDLFDHYRHALEILGNEKGLLGLIFNKAQNKIQDPAKLRRLIVDLIDKENWSSLSADVKGDAYEGLLEKNAQDTKSGAGQYFTPRALIQGIVEVIQPRPNETICDPACGTGGFLLAAHDYLVAKNPNLSKAEKRKLKENTFKGFELVQSVARLCAMNLLLHGIGSQDYEPIAVVDSLAAEPSERFDIVLTNPPFGKKSSITIVGEEGKVSKEKDSYERTDFWATTSNKQLNFLQHVKSLLKINGRAAVVVPDNVLFEGGAGETIRRKLLHECDVHTLLRLPTGLFYAQGVKANVLFFDRKEAGEKPWTQKLWIYDLRTNLHFTLKENPLKRSHLDEFVACYNVKNRRQRKEKERFKAFTYEDLLKRDKINLDIFWLKDESLEESANLPAPEVIAQEIVTDLEAALEQFSLISEDLGRERRPG
- a CDS encoding DUF1016 domain-containing protein, producing MKRSRLKTVKAAPKKAKAVKAEGFEEVVAMIQASKRRALQAVNTELIDLYWRVGEYISRKIETAAWGEGVVDNLAAFIAKCHPEIKGFTRRNLFRMRQFFETYRHDKKVSPLVTQLPWTHNLLILSRCKRPEEREFYLRLSLREGWGKRDLERQLAGALFERAVLSPPKVSPVVRQLHPGATNVFKDSYLLDFLDLPDGHSEQELEGALVSNLRQFLTELGADFAFVGEQVRLQVGKKDYALDLLFFHRGLNCLVAIELKIDEFKPEYLGKLEFYLEALDRDVRKPHEKPSIGVLLCATKDTEVVEYALSRSLSPALIAEYQTKLPEKRLLQRKLHEFYLLAEPGKMKVIGRNQVLKVNKKRNKLFVQKNAK